The sequence CCCTCCACTTCGGGCACGGCTACCGAGGTAACCGCTTTTTCTGTAATCACCGACTATAAAACATTGATCAAATATCCTCTGGCAGATTTTGAGATCACGCCGGATATTGCTATCCTCGACAGCAAAATCCCGCTCACCATGCCGAAGTCATTAACGGCTGATACGGGCATGGATGCGCTGACGCACGCGATCGAGGCATATGTAGCGGCGCTTCGCAGTCCGTTTTCTGACGCGCTCGCATTAAAGGCGATCCAGATGATCTATGAAAATATCCTCTCTTCCGTAGACGGCAGCGAGGAAGCAAGAGGAAATATGCATATCGCGCAGTGCATGGCAGGTATGGCCTTTTCCAACGCCCTGCTCGGTATTGCGCATTCTCTGGCGCATAAAACCGGCGCGCAGTTCGATATTCCGCACGGGCGCTGCAACGCAATCCTGCTGCCCTATGTCATTGAATATAACGCGCGGGCAGTTCCCGAAAGAATGGCTGACATCGCGCGCGCTCTCGGCCTTGCCGGCGCTACTTCCCACCAGCTCACAAACTCGCTTGTGGAAGCGATTAAGGAACTCAATAAAAAATTGGGTATCAAGCAATCCTACTGCGAGAACGGCGTATCGGAAGAAAACTTCCTCAAGGTAGCGGATTTTATCGCAGAAAATGCCACCGCCGACCCTTGCACGGGTAGCAACCCGCGTGCAACGGACGCAGCCGCCATGAGAAAAATCCTTGACTGCGCGTATTATGGCAGGGATGTCGAATTCTAAAAAAGCAAAACCTTATCAATCCTCTTTGCCCCCGTTTTGCCGCAATGGCATACGGGGGTTTTTCTATTTTGCTCAAACGGCGTCCGCTATTGACAAACGTATCGGCAAGGGGTATGATTTGTATGAAAAGTATAACTTATATGAATAATCATACAAAGGAGTGGTCGTATGCCAGGAATGAGTATGCCCAAGGGCAGGTATATGGGTACGGTAAAGGTGGGCGAAAAAGGTCAGATTGTTATTCCCAAAACCGCGCGGGATATGTTCGGTATCCAGTCCGGCGATACTTTATTGCTGCTCGCCGACACCAATCGCGGTATCGCTATCATCCGCAACGATACCTTTATGGATCTTACCGACCAGATTTTGGATGTGCAAGGCATGCCGGACGATTCGCCAAAGGACAAGGAGTGAGGCCGGCATGGACGTATTATCCGTACAAAACCTTGCAAAGAAGTATCCCGCTTTTTCACTGCGGGACGTTTCCTTTACCCTCGCCGCAGGCACGATTACCGGTTTTATCGGACGAAACGGCGCAGGAAAATCAACCACGCTCAAATCACTTTTAAACTTCGTTCATCCTGATCGCGGCGATATTCGTTTTTGGGGCAAAACCTTTGCCTCAGACGAGCTCAACATCAAGCAAAAGGTCGGCTTCGTAACCGGCGGTATCGATTATTATCCCAAAAAGAAGTTAAAAGCGATCACCGACGTTACCCGCCGTTTTTATCGCGCATGGGATGATTCCGCTTACCGGAAATATATGCGGATGTTTGCGCTGGATGAAGAAAAAACGCCCGCGCAGCTTTCCGAAGGAATGAAAGTCAAATATCCTCTTGCCCTGGCGCTGTCGCATCATGCGGAGTTGTTGATTCTCGACGAACCGACGAGCGGCCTTGATCCTGTGTCGCGCGACGATCTGCTCGACGTATTCATGGATCTTGTAGAAAACGAGCGCATGAGCATCCTTTTTTCCACGCACATCACCTCTGACCTGGAAAAATGCGCGGACAATATCATCTATATCAAGAACGGCGCGGTGATTGCCTGCGAAGAAACGGACGCTTTCCTTGCCAGGTATAAGGTCGCCGAATTTTCCAGGGACCAGCTCACAGATTCCGTCAAAGCAAAGCTGATCGGCTGTAAGCGTGACCGCCACGGCATGAGCGGCCTTATCCGGGTCAGCGACCTCCCCATCCCAGGCGCCAAAATCCGCGACGCGATCCTGGAAGATATTATGGTGCACATCGAAAAGGAGGATCGTGATGAAAAAACTGTTATATAAAGAATTGAAGCTCGTGCTTCATCCGGTCAATATTATGTTCCTCGCCTTTTCTTCCATGCTGATGATTCCCAGTTATCCGTATTTTATTATTGCCTTTTACGCGTGCCTCGGCATCTTCATGATGAGCATTACTGCGCGCGAAAACAAGGACGACTATTATTCTATGATGCTTCCAATCAAAAAAAGCGAAACCGTCAAAGCGCGTTTTTTGATGGCGACCTTTTTGGAAAGCCTGCAGGTGGTCATCGCCATCCCTTTCGCGCTCATGAATCTTGCCTTATATCCGGCAGGAAACCAGGCCGGTATGGATCCCACTCCCGCTTTCTTCGGTTTTTTGCTGGTCCTGTTCGGCGTTTTCAACCTGATTTTTTTCACCCGCTATTATAAGGATACCAGCAAGGTCGGCGTTCCCTTTCTTTGGGGCTGTATCGGTATCGCCGTACTGATGATACTTATCGAAGGCGTATCCTTTGCAAAAATCATATCGTTTGCTTCCCCGCAAGCCCAACTTACCGCGCTTACCGCCGGTATCATACTTTATAGCCTGCTTACTTTTGCGTCCTATAAAAAATCGGTCAAGTCATTTGAGTGTATGGATTTTTAAACGAATAAAAAGAACCAGCCCACAAAGCCGGTTCTTTTTGATTACTGTGTTTACCGTCCGTAAGGATATTGCGGGATTACCGCGCCCTTAGCTGCTTGCTTGCGGCCAACCTCCGCTTTGGCGTTCAAATATACCTCAAAATAATATGGCAGGAAGAATACGCTCAGGAGTATGGACGCCAGTCCGCCCACCAGCATAAAAAGCGGCAATTCCCACATCAGCGGGCTGAGCACCTGTTCTGCCGTGGCAAATGAATCCAGGTTCATGCCTATATTCATAAAGAACGGCAGGAAAAAGATGACGGCGATCAATCCGACGATCACGAACTGGATTACTCCCGCCAGCAGGATATGCCCCAGGTTTTTCAAAAAATTCCCCCGGTAGATATAGCGGAAACTGCTGAAGAACGCCCTGAATCCCTGCTTTTGTTCCATCCCCGGTATAAAGGAAACAAATGTTTGACTGAACTGATACAGCCATCCGAGGACCGCTGTGACGATAATCGCAGGAAGCATCGCCGAAAAGAGCATTGCCAGCGTTTCCCATGCGTCGGGCGAATATACGGACCAGGCCGTCAGGTTCTGGAAGACCGAAGCAAAGAATACCGCCACCGCGATGATTGCAATCACCATTGCGAAGACAAACGCAAATAAAATTTGCGTCAGCGTGGTCAGCAGGTATTTCATATAATTCGCGCGGGCCGCGCTCCATGCGGCGCGCATAGGCGTCGGCGTTCCAGTGACCGAAGTCCCGCGCAGCACCGCCGTCACAAAACCACTGTACAGTGGCGCCAGAAAAACCGATACGGCGAGCATTGCCAAAGAAATCCATACGGAAACGCCCTGTTGCACATAACCGCCTTGCTCCAAGCGGATTACATTGGTCATTTCGCAGGATGCGTTTATGCTATAAAGCAAAAGCAGAATGCCGACATAAATAACCGTCGGCACAAACAATGCTATAAAGTTCTTTTTCGCCATGCTCCATGCGGAGCTGAAAACTTCGCTCAATGATTTTGTCATTCTGACGTCCTTTCACTTTTGCGGGCATAGTGCTCTGCAGTACAGCTTCAAAATATCTTCCTTAGCGATGGGCTTTGCATTGCGTTTTTTCATCGCCGGTCCTGCTGCAATATCAACAAATTCCCTGATTTCTTCTTCCGTGCAGGTAACCGTTTGTCCAATCAACTCCCGAAGCAATTTTTGAAATCCGCCTATTCCATCCACACCGAGCAGCGCGCACATCGTATCGATCTTTTCCTTTTTCGCATCATATACAAATTCGATATATTCGCCTAAGGTAAGGGCGCACGCGCGGCCATGCGGAATGCCTTTTAAAACAGTGATCGGATAGCCCATCGTATGCACGGCGCTCGTTCCGCCTACGTAAATCGCCAGACCGCCCAAAGTCGCCGTGTAAAGCATGAGCTCCCTCTGTTCGTCCGTGACCTCTCCGCTGATCAGCGCGTCTTTGTACCTTGCAAAATTACGGAACGCCTGCTCCGCGATCATGTCGTTGGACCACGACTCCGCAAGCAGGTACGCTTCCGCGCTGTGGGAAAGCGCATCCAATGCCGTATCCAGCATAACCCGCCTCGGCAGCGTCTTTAAATACCCCGCATCCAAAAACGCTGTCTTGGGAAGAATATCCGGACTGGAAAAGGATTGCTTGGAATCCCCTACCGTAAGAACGGAAACCGCCGTAACCTCGCTGCCCGTACCGCACGTCGTCGGTACCGCGATGATCGGCAACGGCTTATTTTGATATGTCTTTTCATACATTGCTGCCGGCGGTACGTCGTTTACCGCCAGAATCGCCACGCCTTTCGCCGCATCCAGCGCGCTGCCGCCTCCGGCGGCCACCACGAAGTCAAACTCCGGAGCGTAGCCTAAAAGCCCCTGCACGTCCTCTGGCGTGGGATTCGGCGGCACGGATGGGAGTATCTTTGCCTCGATCCCCTGCCGCTTCATAGCGTCCAGAATATCCGCAAGCGTACCGTTCTTTTCCGTAGAATTCGACCGCACGACCAGCGCCTTTTTTCCCAGCTTCGAAAATGCGTCCGCATGCTTTTTAATACATCCTTTACCAACTATGATTTCCGTAGGCACCTGAAATATAAAATCCATTCTGTTCTCCTGTTACTTTATTTAAAAATAACGCCTTTTTTCAAAATGATACAGCTATAGGCGGCATGCTCGCTGGTCGCTACGACAGCAAAACATTTTTTCGCGCGTTCATAAAACGCAAAACGCTCCACCACATCAAAATCTTTGTAGGCATTGCAAAAATCCCTGTTTTTGATAATGGATTCAAATTCATCCCAAACTTCAGGGCGCGGCATGTCTGCCGGATCCACAACCGCAACCGGTTTTTCCACAAAAGTATCTAGCGGAAAAAACTGAAGCACCGCGTCGATCAAATCCGTCACCGTATGGCCGTCCGCGCGGATCACCCTGTTGCCGCTTCCCATAGACTGCGCCGGGAAATTGATGTCGCCAAAACAAATCTCGTCCCCATGTCCCATTTCCATAATCGTTTTCATCAGCTCCGGCGACAAAATTTCCGGTATTCCTTTTAACATGACCCTGCTCCTCCTATGCTTTTTTGATTTCATTATACCACTGATTTCTTTATTTACAAAGCGAGAATGCCGGAAAGCCGGCGCCCGCGATCCCTCGGCGCAAATCAAAAAGCGTTCCGGAGACCGGAGCGCTTTTGTTTTTTCCTTGCTATTTATGCATAAGCTTATCCATCTGGTCATATACCCACCCTTGCTGCTTGCATTCGTAGGGCAACTGCCTCCAGTATTGATCGATCATCGAATAAAATGCGTTTACGGAAGCAAATTCATCCGTCAGCACCCTTACCGACATATCGTTTGACGGATGGAAATACGCTATCGTATTTTCCTTTACCCATATATTCAGGTTTTGGATAAACGGCTCCAATCCCATCGGCCGCAGGCCGACCTCCACCTTTGGATCATTTTTTACCGTCTTCATGAAGTATTCTATCTCCCGCAGCAGGAATTTACTCGGCATTTGCACCGGCCTACCCAGCAGGTAGGAAAATGTCGGTGAATCCATAATCACCCGCTCGCGCAAATCCTTGATATAATCCGCGCTGAAAAGAATGCGCGTCATATTATCCCCTGACAAAAATTTCTTCGTGCTGACCATGCAATTCTGGTAAAACTGCTGTATCTTTTTCACTTCAGTCGGCGAAAGGTCCAACGTCATCAGCACATCGTCTATCGTTTCGCGCGAGAAAGTAATAAACGGCGCGGACTCTGCAATTGCATACTGGTCCATATTGTTGGTCATATACGCGCCCATATCCCCCACGCGAAAATCGGTGCACATATCCCGGCTTTCCAGATGACGCATCAGTTCGCTGAACTTATCCATATGTCTTTCCAGGAACATGTCGAACTGGTGCACCGTCATTGGATCGTCGTACATCGCCGTATACATATTGGCCGGATTGTTGTCAAAGCTGCACCCTACCAGCACCAGCTTTCCCTTGATACTGTAAATATAATCGTAAAAAGGAATATCCACGTCGTACGTATAGTAGGCGTGTGAATTGGTAGACAAAAATATCGGCAGCCAATACTGGAACATATTGTAAATCTGTTCTGCCGGCCGGTTCA comes from Christensenellaceae bacterium and encodes:
- a CDS encoding NADPH-dependent butanol dehydrogenase encodes the protein MARFTLPRDLYFGPDAIEELSCLKGYKKAIIVTGGSSMQKFGFLEKLEGILHDAGLETKLFEGVEPDPSVETVYRGAQAMREFEPDVIVSIGGGSPIDAAKAMWVFYEYPEKTFDDIKEPFSMPKLRQKAIFVAIPSTSGTATEVTAFSVITDYKTLIKYPLADFEITPDIAILDSKIPLTMPKSLTADTGMDALTHAIEAYVAALRSPFSDALALKAIQMIYENILSSVDGSEEARGNMHIAQCMAGMAFSNALLGIAHSLAHKTGAQFDIPHGRCNAILLPYVIEYNARAVPERMADIARALGLAGATSHQLTNSLVEAIKELNKKLGIKQSYCENGVSEENFLKVADFIAENATADPCTGSNPRATDAAAMRKILDCAYYGRDVEF
- a CDS encoding AbrB family transcriptional regulator; protein product: MPGMSMPKGRYMGTVKVGEKGQIVIPKTARDMFGIQSGDTLLLLADTNRGIAIIRNDTFMDLTDQILDVQGMPDDSPKDKE
- a CDS encoding ABC transporter ATP-binding protein, with protein sequence MDVLSVQNLAKKYPAFSLRDVSFTLAAGTITGFIGRNGAGKSTTLKSLLNFVHPDRGDIRFWGKTFASDELNIKQKVGFVTGGIDYYPKKKLKAITDVTRRFYRAWDDSAYRKYMRMFALDEEKTPAQLSEGMKVKYPLALALSHHAELLILDEPTSGLDPVSRDDLLDVFMDLVENERMSILFSTHITSDLEKCADNIIYIKNGAVIACEETDAFLARYKVAEFSRDQLTDSVKAKLIGCKRDRHGMSGLIRVSDLPIPGAKIRDAILEDIMVHIEKEDRDEKTVI
- a CDS encoding membrane protein, producing the protein MKKLLYKELKLVLHPVNIMFLAFSSMLMIPSYPYFIIAFYACLGIFMMSITARENKDDYYSMMLPIKKSETVKARFLMATFLESLQVVIAIPFALMNLALYPAGNQAGMDPTPAFFGFLLVLFGVFNLIFFTRYYKDTSKVGVPFLWGCIGIAVLMILIEGVSFAKIISFASPQAQLTALTAGIILYSLLTFASYKKSVKSFECMDF
- a CDS encoding iron-containing alcohol dehydrogenase; the encoded protein is MDFIFQVPTEIIVGKGCIKKHADAFSKLGKKALVVRSNSTEKNGTLADILDAMKRQGIEAKILPSVPPNPTPEDVQGLLGYAPEFDFVVAAGGGSALDAAKGVAILAVNDVPPAAMYEKTYQNKPLPIIAVPTTCGTGSEVTAVSVLTVGDSKQSFSSPDILPKTAFLDAGYLKTLPRRVMLDTALDALSHSAEAYLLAESWSNDMIAEQAFRNFARYKDALISGEVTDEQRELMLYTATLGGLAIYVGGTSAVHTMGYPITVLKGIPHGRACALTLGEYIEFVYDAKKEKIDTMCALLGVDGIGGFQKLLRELIGQTVTCTEEEIREFVDIAAGPAMKKRNAKPIAKEDILKLYCRALCPQK
- the fucU gene encoding fucose isomerase, translated to MLKGIPEILSPELMKTIMEMGHGDEICFGDINFPAQSMGSGNRVIRADGHTVTDLIDAVLQFFPLDTFVEKPVAVVDPADMPRPEVWDEFESIIKNRDFCNAYKDFDVVERFAFYERAKKCFAVVATSEHAAYSCIILKKGVIFK